The following nucleotide sequence is from Planctomycetota bacterium.
CGAGTGCCGGGCCATCCGCAGCCCGAGCGTCTCCACGCCCTGCAAGATGAGGAACGAGTTGAACGGGCTGATGCACCCGCCCAGGTCGCGGAGCGTCCGGACGCGGGCGCGGATGGCGAAGGTCACAGCGCCGAAGGTCTTGTAAAACTGGAGGCCGTGGTAACTCGGGTCGGGCTCGACGAACTCGGGGAACCGCCCGCCGTCCCACGGGAACCGGCCGCTGTCCACCACCAGGCCGCCGATCGAGTTTCCGTGGCCGCCGAGGTATTTCGTCAGGCTGTGGACGACGATGTCGCAACCGTACTCAATGGGCCGGCAGAGGGCGGGCGTGGCGGTCGTATTGTCCACGACGACCGGCACGCCGCGCGCATGGGCCGCCTCGGCAATGGCCGCAAGGTCGGGGATCGAAAGTTTCGGATTGCCGATCGTCTCCAGGAACACCGCCTTCGTGCGGTCGGTGATGCGGGAGGCGAAGGCGTCGGCCTCGTCGCTGTCCACATACTCGACCTTGATCCCCATGCGCGGCAATGTCGTCGTGAAGAGCGTCACCGTGCCGCCGTAGAGGCGCGTCGTGGAGAGGATTTCGTCGCCCTCGCGCGCCAGAGTCAGGATCGTGGCGCTGATAGCCGCCATGCCGCTCGAGAACGCCAGGCCCGCCGCACCGCCCTCCAGCGACGCGACGCGCTGCTCCAGCACGTCCGTCGTCGGATTCATGATCCGCGTGTAGATGTTGCCGAACTCCTCGAGCGCAAACAGGCGCGCCGCGTGGGCGGTGTCGCGGAAGACGTAACTGGTGGTCTGCCAGATGGGGACGGCCCGGGCGCCGGTCGCC
It contains:
- a CDS encoding O-acetylhomoserine aminocarboxypropyltransferase/cysteine synthase; the encoded protein is ATGARAVPIWQTTSYVFRDTAHAARLFALEEFGNIYTRIMNPTTDVLEQRVASLEGGAAGLAFSSGMAAISATILTLAREGDEILSTTRLYGGTVTLFTTTLPRMGIKVEYVDSDEADAFASRITDRTKAVFLETIGNPKLSIPDLAAIAEAAHARGVPVVVDNTTATPALCRPIEYGCDIVVHSLTKYLGGHGNSIGGLVVDSGRFPWDGGRFPEFVEPDPSYHGLQFYKTFGAVTFAIRARVRTLRDLGGCISPFNSFLILQGVETLGLRMARHSENALAVAKFLEKHKKVVWVLYPGLASHPSHDRAKRYLPNGASGLVGFGIKGGLEAGRRFIEALRLFSHLANIGDARSLAIHPASTTHQQLSQDEQRQAGVTPDFVRLSVGLETIDDILADLDQALAKA